A single region of the bacterium genome encodes:
- a CDS encoding YdcF family protein, with protein MKKIDVVIVLGGGIDRQGRILQAPKERLDGFLRNKEKFPGIPVLLSGRWSGLAKETPKITEAQAMKDYLVSKRVKTKRIYRETKSLDTISNAVFSKQVMENEKHRSWKRILLITSDWHMR; from the coding sequence ATGAAAAAAATAGATGTAGTAATTGTTTTGGGTGGCGGCATTGATAGACAAGGCAGGATATTGCAAGCTCCCAAAGAACGATTAGATGGTTTTCTAAGAAATAAAGAGAAATTTCCCGGTATACCCGTATTGTTGAGCGGTCGTTGGAGCGGTCTTGCGAAAGAGACGCCAAAAATTACTGAAGCGCAAGCAATGAAAGATTATTTGGTATCGAAGAGAGTTAAAACAAAGAGGATATATCGAGAAACAAAATCGCTTGATACCATTAGCAATGCTGTTTTCTCAAAACAGGTAATGGAAAATGAAAAACACAGGAGTTGGAAAAGGATATTACTTATCACATCTGATTGGCATATGAGATGA
- a CDS encoding DUF1045 domain-containing protein, with protein MGNEDKNNMKWRRLNIILIVDDKSRVKVLDLASKIGFADEEVFHIDDKKYFIHITVYSPEFSEGNIPKIIEVVEKISKGISKFDLPVVGLNAGDKSVIIDFERTDIVVKIHETIVNALNQFRNGKIREKHLNEIKEGRYNKEQEEMIRKYGYPNVLKLYHPHLSLGRLISEEAAEKAVNNLNSTNGLKVVKIVRMGISEMGPSGTCTNIIREFDLK; from the coding sequence ATGGGAAATGAAGACAAAAATAATATGAAATGGAGAAGGTTAAATATCATTTTGATAGTAGACGATAAATCTCGGGTTAAAGTTTTAGATCTTGCGAGTAAGATCGGGTTTGCGGATGAGGAAGTGTTTCATATTGACGACAAGAAATACTTTATTCACATTACTGTATATTCTCCAGAGTTTTCCGAGGGGAATATTCCTAAGATTATTGAAGTAGTGGAAAAAATTTCGAAAGGAATAAGCAAATTTGACTTACCTGTAGTGGGATTAAATGCGGGAGACAAATCTGTAATAATCGATTTTGAAAGAACTGATATAGTGGTAAAAATTCATGAGACAATTGTCAATGCGTTAAATCAGTTTCGTAATGGGAAAATTCGGGAGAAGCATTTAAATGAGATTAAAGAGGGGAGGTATAACAAGGAACAAGAGGAAATGATACGGAAATACGGTTATCCGAATGTGCTGAAACTCTATCATCCCCATTTATCTTTAGGAAGATTAATTTCTGAAGAAGCCGCAGAAAAAGCTGTAAATAATTTAAACAGTACTAACGGTTTGAAAGTTGTAAAGATTGTAAGGATGGGTATTTCCGAAATGGGTCCAAGCGGTACATGCACGAATATTATCAGAGAATTTGATTTAAAATAA